Proteins from a genomic interval of Candidatus Yanofskybacteria bacterium:
- a CDS encoding CTP synthase: protein MTSNKTKYIFVAGGVMSGVGKGVATASIGRILKEYGFSVTAVKIDPYINVDAGTMNPVEHGEVFVTEDGLECDQDIGNYERFLDQNILKTNYMTTGSVYQAVIQKERNLEYGGRCVEVVPDVPNEVISRIKNAARLNRADFVLVEIGGTVGEYQNLLFLEAARMLKLAESANVLFLLVSYLPIPQMVGEMKTKPTQYAVRTLNMSGIQPDMVIARSSVSLDSERKKKISVFCGVAEQDIISAPDVESIYEIPVNFEKDKLGLRILGHFGLTGAKKDFFKWKNLVNKIRNKKLMPVKIGIVGKYFASGDFILADSYISVIEAVKHAAWANNRRPVITWLNAEEYEKSNRALARLKEFDGIVVPGGFGSRGVEGKIKVINFARTRNIPFLGLCYGLQLAVVEFARNVCGLKGAHTTEIKPETAHPVICTMSEQLANIANKNLGGTMRLGGYVCEIKNGTLAHKIFGSDMICERHRHRYEVNNKYLDELEKGGLIRSGINPDKNLVEIIELPKHKFFVATQFHPELKSRPFNPHPIFRSFIKAAASK, encoded by the coding sequence CAGCCGTAAAAATTGACCCATACATAAACGTAGATGCTGGAACCATGAACCCGGTTGAACACGGAGAAGTTTTTGTTACCGAAGATGGCTTAGAATGCGATCAGGACATAGGGAATTACGAAAGATTTTTGGATCAAAATATTCTGAAGACCAATTATATGACTACCGGTTCTGTTTATCAGGCGGTAATTCAAAAGGAAAGGAATCTTGAATATGGCGGAAGATGTGTAGAGGTCGTTCCGGACGTACCCAATGAGGTCATAAGTAGGATTAAAAACGCAGCCAGACTGAATAGGGCTGATTTTGTCCTTGTGGAAATAGGCGGAACGGTGGGTGAGTATCAGAACCTCCTGTTTCTTGAAGCCGCTAGAATGTTGAAACTTGCCGAATCGGCTAATGTTTTGTTTTTGCTGGTGAGCTATTTGCCGATACCGCAGATGGTTGGCGAAATGAAGACCAAGCCAACTCAATATGCGGTCCGTACCCTCAATATGTCCGGCATACAGCCGGATATGGTTATTGCCAGATCATCAGTTTCGCTAGACAGTGAACGCAAGAAAAAAATATCCGTTTTTTGCGGTGTGGCGGAGCAAGATATAATATCTGCACCGGATGTCGAATCAATTTATGAGATACCCGTCAATTTTGAAAAAGACAAGCTGGGTCTAAGAATTTTAGGCCATTTTGGCCTGACTGGCGCAAAAAAGGACTTTTTCAAATGGAAAAATCTGGTAAATAAAATTAGAAATAAAAAACTAATGCCGGTAAAAATAGGCATAGTCGGAAAATATTTTGCAAGCGGTGATTTTATTCTTGCTGATTCTTACATATCGGTCATAGAGGCAGTCAAACACGCCGCTTGGGCCAATAATCGCAGGCCGGTTATCACTTGGCTTAATGCAGAAGAATATGAAAAAAGCAATCGTGCCTTGGCACGGTTAAAGGAATTTGACGGGATAGTTGTACCCGGTGGATTTGGTTCGCGTGGCGTTGAGGGCAAAATTAAAGTCATAAATTTTGCGCGAACCAGGAATATTCCTTTTCTGGGCTTATGTTATGGTTTGCAACTTGCTGTTGTTGAATTTGCCAGGAATGTCTGTGGCCTGAAAGGAGCGCATACTACCGAGATAAAACCGGAGACAGCACACCCGGTAATTTGCACAATGAGTGAACAATTAGCTAACATTGCAAACAAAAATCTAGGTGGTACGATGCGGCTTGGCGGCTATGTTTGTGAAATAAAAAACGGCACGTTGGCGCACAAAATATTTGGTTCAGACATGATTTGTGAGCGGCACCGGCACAGGTATGAGGTCAACAATAAATACCTGGACGAACTTGAGAAAGGGGGTTTGATAAGATCGGGGATTAATCCCGATAAAAACCTGGTGGAAATTATAGAATTGCCGAAACATAAATTTTTTGTTGCCACTCAATTCCACCCCGAACTTAAATCTCGCCCGTTCAACCCGCACCCGATATTCAGA